Within Caproicibacterium argilliputei, the genomic segment ATGCCCTCGCACGGAGGGCAACTCAATTGTGTGCTTTTTGCACTTCATGCAGCAGGTTTCAATTCATGCCCTCGCACGGAGGGCAACCGTGTAGCACTCGCCTGCCTTGCGCTGTAAATTGTTTCAATTCATGCCCTCGCACGGAGGGCAACTGACGGAATGGAAGCTGTGAAGGAAACCCTAGTAGTTTCAATTCATGCCCTCGCACGGAGGGCAACATATTAAAGAACTGAAAGCAAACAAAGCATATGAGTTTCAATTCATGCCCTCGCACGGAGGGCAACCCACTTTCTGATATTATTAATACTAGCAATGGTATGTTTCAATTCATGCCCTCGCACGGAGGGCAACGTGTTCAACCTACAAAAAGGCGGTGATGTGTATGTTTCAATTCATGCCCTCGCACGGAGGGCAACTATTTTTTTTGTCTAATAAGTATATGTCATATTGGTTTCAATTCATGCCCTCGCACGGAGGGCAACTTGAAAAGTATCACGATATTTCAAAAGGTGGTAATGTTTCAATTCATGCCCTCGCACGGAGGGCAACGGCAAATTTGCATATAATTTCATATAATAATTAGCTAATTTGCTGTGATTTTATTCTTGGTTTTGCATATCTCCTTTCTTTTAATGAATTCAAGAGGGAAGATCCGAATCAACCGCACAAAAATCATGCGCGAACCGGCCCGAAAAAAATGTAAGATGGACATTCGCGAAAAATTAGAGAATCAAATCTTTTCCAAATGAAATCATTTGTTTTCTCCCAATTGACTCCACTTTATTATTCCAATTGCTTCCTAAGCGGTAAAATCGTACAGAATCTTTTCTTTTATCAATCAATTTTTCCAATCCACAATGAACCGCTGCCTCCATCGCCGGATCAACTTCCAACTCAAAAACCGAATTCTGCACACGAACACCGTACTTTTCACAAAACCTAGCAACTTTTCTCAAACGTTTTTCTCCTGCGGGTTCTGTTGTATTCACATCATATGAAATTACCAAAAGCAAGGTATCTCACCTCCAAACGAATGGCGGATATTCATCCAAATCACCACGAATGACACGAGCCAACAATTGTGCTTGTGCAAAAGGGATCAACCCAATTTCAATTTTTTCTTTTAAGAATGGATGCAGCACGGTCTGTTTCTTTCGGTCGCGCCATGCGTTCAACACAGTTTTGCGCGCTTTATCTGTTAAATAATAGCAAGGTGTATCTGCTTCAAAATCCGTACCTTGAATCTGCCCACGGTTTATTAAGGAAAGTGCCAAGCGGTCACATAGAGGTGCTCGCAATTCTTCCATCAAGTCTAGCGCCAGAGCAGGACGACCTGGCCGTAATGTGTGCAGGAATCCGGCCGCAGGGTCAAGTCCGACACTCTCCACTGCCGACTGCACATCACTCTTTAACAACGTATACAGAAACGATAGCAGTGCATTGACACGATTTTCCGGCGGTCGGCGGCTACGCTTCTGAAATGTCATCATCGGTCCATCTCGCTTTAGAAGATCATCAAATACGGAAAAATACACTGCAGCAGCTGCACCCTCTTTCCCACGAAGTTCATCGACTGTCATACAAATCGGCAACTCTCGAATGGCCGTCGTAAGTGCCGTGGCGGCAGCGGCAATGCGAGACTTCTTCTCTTTGTCCTGCAAATCCCGTGCGCAGTGCTGCAACAATAATTTCTCGTTTCCTACTTTCCCGCACAGAATATTTTTAACCAGACTAACAGAAAAAAAGGGATCACTTACATCTGCAAACTGCTGCTGTCGCAACAAGATATTACCGCTCTGCGGTCCCTGCAGTCTGCCGTAAAACCGCCCAGTATCCGAAAGAAAAGTCAGGGTAATACCGTTCTGTGCGCAAAACGCAAAAAAAGGTGTCGACACGGTTGTATTGCCGAAACATATAATAGAATCTACGTTGTGTGCCGGTATACGTCCCTTTTCTTCCCCTCCAACGATGATCTCAACGGCATGGTTTTGGCAATGCAGATAGGAATCTTGCGTCAAAATATAAAGAGTCATTCCTAATTTTCGCACAATGTTTCCTCCTCTAGCAATTGCTTGCGCAGATTTTTACAATAATCCGCCGCACTTCTCGACCATTCCGGATGGCAGATTTCTTTCAGAGAGCATTTTTTACACCTGGCACTTAAGGTAGGATCCGGAACCTTGCCGGACTGCATCATTTCTGCCAGCATCCTTGCTGTGTATCGGGTTTCTTCCCGCAGTTTAGTATCCAATGCAACGGGCTGTCTCCGATGCGAATCAATATAAAACAAACTACCTTCAAGTATTTCAACCTTATATTTTTCTTCCAAGCACATAGCCTGTCCGCAAAGTTGCAGTTCATATTCCCGTTCCGTACGCATCACACCATGTTTATACTCTACAGGATATAGCGCCCACTTCCCAGAAATTTCAGGAAGTTTAGCACCATTTCCAGATGCAGTTGCCTCCACGCAATCGCAAAATCCACTTAAGCCTAGTTCTACTGAAAAAACAGGAAACTCATAGAATTGAATAAGATTTCCACGACGTTCCTTTCTTTGTGTATGCACCCGTTCATGCTCCGCAGCGCCCATCATGGTATCAGCGCTTTCCGCCCACGCCCGGTCGAGCATCAGCAGTCCAGCGCGGCGCGGGCAGTATCCATACTGTGACAGGTAGGACAGCGGCAGCGTTTCATCTGTTTCCATCAGTGAAAAAAGCAGGCGCGTTCCGGAACGGCATTCCACTGGATTTCCTCATAAGGTGAGCACAGGAAGCCAATATCGATTCCGGCAGGGCGCTGATCCAATGAGATGGAAACTTGGTAGTCCTTCCAGCTGCGTGGACTTTTCACATTTTCTTTTTTCTTTACGCTGACAAGTTCAAATAATTCATGCGCGGGGGCACAACCGAGTACCGCCTGCTGTGCCCGCTGTGACAAATCTGTATCGGTACCGATATGTTTAAAAATCACAAGCGGGCTGATCACGGACATCTGTCCCTTACTGGCAGAACGGTCATGCTCATATATATTCAGAATGGACTCAAACAGGATTTTCAGGTCCTGCTCAGAAAAACCTGTCTCCCTTGCAAGGTTGGCACTGATAAATCCGTGAGCTTCATACAGCCCATATGGGATAAACTGCTTGCGGCCCATCGTACGCAATTTGTCTTCCGGTGTTTTTTCTTCAACCGCAAGGTAATCTGCCGCTGTCTTTGCGCCATTTCCGTCATCCGCGGTCGCCATACGGGTAATTGTAACATCCAACGGCAAAATGGGGTCTGTGGAACGTGCAAAGGCCAGTTGAACAGGCCCTCGCACCTGCCCCGCATTTGGTCCGGTGGACATGACCGCACCAAAAGTACGCACGTCAAAAAACTTGGCACACGCCTGCTGTCTTGCCTTATAAATATCCGCCTTGGATTTCGCTCCGTATTCTAGCCCGACCTCTTCTCTGGCTTCTGCAATGTGTCTGTTCAGGTTGGTTGCATTCTGGACAAAAATATTCATTCCGGGCTTTTCGGCATAGGCGCACTGAACATAATTGCGAATGCGGCGCTTGAGTGCAACGTCCGTAATATAACCGTGCATATCCTGCGGATCCATACGCGGCGCATTGCCCATGTCTGGATCTCCGTTCGGATTTCCGTTTACGCACTCCACAAAGAACAAAAACTCGTATCGATTTTGAATGGCCATTTTTAAAACTTCCTTTCCTGTTTCAATCTGTTCCTTTTTTGCTTTTGTAAATTTCAGCATGCTGCTGGTGATACCCAACCGCAAACTCTCCCTGTTGCAGCGGTGATAAGGCTGTCGGCAGCGGAGGGTTTAGCTTCGTGTAAATTTCGTCCAGCATCTTTTGATAAAAGACGCGGGTTCCCTCACTTTCAATTTTTCCAAGATGGTACTGGGAAAGACTGGACAGCCGGCCTAACACCAACGCAGGAGTTGTACTGGCTCCGGTGTAATAGCGTTCAATCACGCCGGCATTCAGACGATTTTTATATGCACTTTTCTGAATTTCCGCGTAAACCGCCATGAGCCGGCCGCATTGGTACGCGTCACTTGGATAATCATGATTGACTGCTTCTTTCATAAAAATTTCTCCTTTCTCTGAAGAACGTTGCTTTCTTATAATCCATGCTTTCAGCAATTGACAGGCACACAAATCCGGGTTGCGTTCCCCTCCTTTGTTGTCTTCTGTAACGAGCATATGGGAACGAATATAGCGAAGCGCCTGCTTCCCAACCGCATCCGGTAGCGGCTTCCCGTGCAAGATACTGTATAAGATTCTAACTTGGATACCGGACAATTCCTCTGCCATCTGTTTCCCGAGATTCTTACTCGCGCTTTGGGTTGGTTTTAGTAGACGGTATTCCAAACGTGACAACCGTTCGGATTTACAGGTTCCGCTTCCATCGTCTAGTACAATTCGCAAGTCATCGTACCACAACTTGATATTCTGATAAAGGTCCTCATAGCTGCCTTCATCCCAGCCCCGAACCATCATGCGCCCGTTTGCTCCGGACAGTGGCATCAGATAATACTTGTTTTCTAACTGCTGCGGATTTTCCCCTTTTTTAACACTTTGAATCAGGGCGTTCGCGGCAGCCATGGCAGTATCCATCTTTCTGGCAAAGTCCGTTCCGTCAGCATCCTCTTTATTGTCTGCCGCATATGCGCCAAAGAAATTGGCAAAAACATCTTCTTCCTGTTTGACCGGTTCCTTGTACCAATGCACCATTTTCACGCCTGCCTGAATCGGTGCCTGTGCAATCAATTCCTGCAAAGCGGCATTGACGCTGGTAATGGCACTTTCTGAAACGACTGCGTTTTCGGTCTGGCTGAATCCGTAAGATGTGAAAGCCGCTTTATCAAAACATAGCAAAGCATCCCCCGCCGTATGACCACCCACCGCAATCAGCCCGCTTACCTTGGGTACAGTACGTACCGGTGCCGTAATCTGCCCGGTCACCAGGCAGCGCTGTGTGGCTTCTTTTTTTTCTTCGCCAATCTCATGTCGATAGCTTTCCCACCAATCATAGTACCGTTCACTTTTTTCAATCGGGAGCCCGTCCACTTGCAGCCCAATAGGGTCATTGGGTTTTAGTTTCTTTTCAGCCAGCGCGCCACGCATGGTTTCCAGTGTTTCAGGGGTCTCCAGTGCTTTGGCACAAACTGCAAAAAGGGGCTCCGCCCCTGCACCGGCTTTCAATCCGTCTATAAAAAAGGTGTGTTTCACAAGCGTATTGGGCTTGTTATCCGTCTGCAAAATATAAACCGCTTTGTCTACCAGCAAGTTGCATTTGGACGTACCGTTTGCGACCGTTCCAATGTCCGGTGCCAGTGTTGTCGGTTCCAACGGAGAAACGATATCTAAAAATTCACCCTGTGCGGTCAAGGAAAGATATCCTTTAATGCTCTTCTCCTTAAACCCCGGGCGCGCCGTCAGCTGGCGTTTCTGTGCGTATGTATACAGTTCAGTCAGCACATTTCACACCCTCTTTCGGTTTCAGCACCCTTGCGTCATCGTAAGGCGGCACGTTCAAAACGCCCCCTTGCACCTGCGCATGAAATAAAGAAACACTCGGCTTGCACTTTTTGGATACCTCATAATCGTGCAGATTAAAAACGTCATACAGCATATACCCTAAATCCAGGTTGAGGTCGGCAAGCGGTGGTTGACCGCTGCTGCCCCAGGAAAAATACGCTGGAAATTCGCGTAGCCCAAATGAGGGCTGAAAAAAGCACTGTCCGCGTTTCACCCGCTTTTCAAACTGCGGCTTCAATCGCTTCATCGCTTTTTCATGGTCGCCGTTTTCAAAGGCAGAGCGTGGAACCATCTCCGCAGTGATGCGGTACCGCACATCTTTTAGGGCTGTGGTTTGCCGTTGGGTGCGTTCCTCTTCTACTAGAAATGGCAGTTTTCCCATACGGCACTTGACTTCATTTCGTCTAAAATTCACATACATTAAGGGCTTCAAAATTTCAATTCGCTTTACCTGCCAATAAAACTCTACTGGCTTTGAGTAAATTGCACTGAAAATTCCTCGCGTGGCAGAGGGAGTTGGTACCGGGTAGGTCAGGCGCTCCACTTTACTCTCCGGTCGGGAAAAGCAGGCGAAATCCCCCCATACTTCAATCGTCTGGTCGTTTGAATCTTGCATGGTATTCCTCCTTTATTTGATGTAAAATTAGTAACAGTTCTGAAATGGTTTGTCATCCGCCATATACAGCCCTGTTTTTTCATCATAACAATCTTTCTGATCCAGTAAATAACAGACTGCGTTTCCCGCGAAGTGACGCCCCCGGTAGTCCCGTGGAATCAATGCCTCACAGTAAGCAGCAATGCCGGATTTGTCAAAGCTGTTCACTAAAAGTGGGCTGGCGTCTTTGAGGAGTGCGGGTGTTACGCCATGTTCCGTCGCCTCCTTCTTCACTTTTTCAAACAGTACGCTCAATTCTTCTTTACCGGCATAAGGAACGAGAATCCGGTATCCACCGGACGGAATAATTTTGTAATTTTGCTCAGCACTCTGATAATCCATTTGACTGACTGCGGTACGCAGCTTTTCTGTATCCGCTGGAGCATTGATATAAATCCGCCGGTAATACTCATCAACGTCTTGCAAGTTGCAAAGATCCACTTCGCGGTTTTCCAACATCAAACGGAGTTGATTGGCGGCATTCTCATACCACTCGTCAGGGTACAGTCTGCCAGGCTCGTCCGGTAGAAACACCACCAATTTACCGAGATTCTTCGATTCTCCGTTTCGGTTGCAGCGGCCCGCCGCCTGAATTACGGACTCCAACGGTGCTAATGCACGGTACATTGCTTGGAAGGAAAGGTCAACGCCTGCCTCGATACACTGCGTTGCAACCACTCGGCACGGTAAGCCGGCCTTTAAGCGTACTTGAATGGTTTCAATTGTCATTTGGCGGTGTGCCGGGCACAAATCACTGGATAAAAAAAACAATTCCTTCTCCGCACAGCTTGTTCGGAGCAGTTCAAAGAGCTTACGTGCATGGCGGCGAAGATTCAAAATTGCGCAGCTGCTTTTCTGCTGCTGCATCTCCTGCGCAATCTGTTTCAGGGAAGTCGCCGCTTTTGTTCTCCATTCAACCCGCACCCGCCGTGTGTTAAAAAATAAATTCTGCGGATTCTCAACGATTTCTTTTGGTGCCCATTGCGCATGATTCTTATAATGGAAGGAAGGCTGTGTTGCAGTGGACATCACCACCGTACAATTGTAGTGCAGGTACAGCTCCCGCAGTGTATTTAGGGTAGCATCCAACAGCTTTGGCGGCAAACTCTGCGCTTCGTCAAAGACGATGACGCTGTTTGCTGCCTGATGTAAGCGACGGCAGCCCGGCGCGCTGCTTGCAAAAAGGCCTTCCAAAAAGCCAACGGTTGTGGTAACCACCAAAGGTGCATTCCAACGCTCCGCGAACTGTCGGGTTTCATCCTGCGCTGCCGCCTGACTGTGGCTTTCCAGCGTATCAGGCAAAACCTTCCGGTATTCCTTTGCATTTTGTTCAATAATCGATAGGTACGGCAAAACCACAAAAATTCTTTTTTTATTCCATCTTTCCGCGTGACGGAGTGCAAATGCCAACAGTGCCAGTGTTTTACCCAGCCCAGTCGGGGCAGTCAGAGTAAACAATCCCGGCTGATTTTGCCAGCCCGCCCGCCGGCAGCTGTCATACAAAGCGTCCCGCATTTGATTGAGCTGTCCGTCTGAAGTCGAATTTTTCCGAATAGAATCTCGGTACGTCTGCAGAGAGTCAAATGCACGTTTTGCATTCAAAAATCTCTCTTCCTGTTTTTCACCGTCAAAGTGCTCCGCCGTGGCAGTGTAATCCGCATCCACCAGGCAGGAGTACAGCATTCTGGTCTGGAGCATTCTGGCAAGCAGCACATCTGTACTGCCCTCTAGCGGCGGAAGCGACGGAAGTGGATGATGCAGGAGCTCTGGTTCGAGTTCCTGTTGAATTTGCTTCACCAATTCCTGGAATTCAATTTTTCCACAAATGGAAACGGTCTTCCCGTCCGGCGGTACAATTCTGTTTTCGCCAACGAGCGCTTGTTTTAAAACCGACAATACCTCATTTTGTAAAGAACTGTGGTGGGCGCGAATAATCACCTCCAGCGCGTGAACAGTGGGGTCGGAATCGCTACCAAAAGCGTGCGCCAACACCGCGCCTGGAACCGCGTGATCAATATGCTTCTGCCTTTGATGCAGTACCGCCTGAAAAAGTTCACTGTACTTCCCCGCATCGTGCAGCAGGCCTGCGACTCTGCCGAAGTCACCGCACTGCAGCTCCTGCGCATACATTTCGCACAGTGCACCCACCTTTTTCAAGTGTTCCTGAACTGTTTCCCACTTTCGCTTGTCCGTATGGGTATGGGCATAATAGACTTTCAAGGATTCACCTCCCTGGCAAATTATATGACTAATTATATCCTTCTGTGCCATGTGAATCAAGCAATATGACTAAAAAATCCAATAATTATTTTGGACGCATTTTGTATATTATATATAAGTATTACTGTAAAAGGGCCTTTGCCGTGCCAATTTCTCCGGCTTATAAGGTTCCGTAAAATCTTCCGCCGCGGATTTCCGGCAGTCAAACTGACAAATTCCGTACTTCCGACCGTGCTTTACATTTCCGTTTCATTTAACAAGCTCATTCTTGCTCAAACGCACAAAAGTTGGTATACTTAAACCAAGACCATTTGTGCCGCTTCCTCAGCAGAACGCCGCGCAAACAGTCTGCTCTTCAACTTTCCGCGTGAGCGGCTTTGAAACTCTGAAACAGGCGGTGCCGAAAATGAACAGACGAAAATATCCGAAGGCCGCAGCCGTAATCGACATTGGCTCCAGCGAACTGAAACTGCGCATCGCACAGCTTCGCAAGGGGGAAATCTGTGACCTTGATCAGCTGGTGTACCCGCTGCCTTTGGGACATGAAGTATTTACAGAAAGAAAGATCAGCTTTGAGTGCATCCGGGAAATGAGCCGTGCACTCTCCGGCTTTACCGCGCTAATGAAAGAGTACGGCATTACGCAGTACCGCGCGGTTGCCACCACAGCATTCCGTGAAGCGGAAAACCGTGCGTTCGTACTGGATCAATTGAAAGTTCAAAACAACCTGAATGTGGAAGTTTTGGAGGATGATGAGGAAAAGACGCTGATTTATTCGGAAATCCTGACTTCCTTAAAAAGTGCGGGGATTCTGGAACCGGGCGGCACCCTGCTGTCCTTCATCGGTTCGGGTACCATCGGCGCAGCAGTTTACGATGGCAGTGCCATGATTTACTCGCAGAACATCCCCACCGGCGCCTTAAAGCTGCACGATATGCTGGGCAGTATGCAGGAGCAAACTGAT encodes:
- the cas2 gene encoding CRISPR-associated endonuclease Cas2 codes for the protein MLLVISYDVNTTEPAGEKRLRKVARFCEKYGVRVQNSVFELEVDPAMEAAVHCGLEKLIDKRKDSVRFYRLGSNWNNKVESIGRKQMISFGKDLIL
- the cas1c gene encoding type I-C CRISPR-associated endonuclease Cas1c, with the translated sequence MRKLGMTLYILTQDSYLHCQNHAVEIIVGGEEKGRIPAHNVDSIICFGNTTVSTPFFAFCAQNGITLTFLSDTGRFYGRLQGPQSGNILLRQQQFADVSDPFFSVSLVKNILCGKVGNEKLLLQHCARDLQDKEKKSRIAAAATALTTAIRELPICMTVDELRGKEGAAAAVYFSVFDDLLKRDGPMMTFQKRSRRPPENRVNALLSFLYTLLKSDVQSAVESVGLDPAAGFLHTLRPGRPALALDLMEELRAPLCDRLALSLINRGQIQGTDFEADTPCYYLTDKARKTVLNAWRDRKKQTVLHPFLKEKIEIGLIPFAQAQLLARVIRGDLDEYPPFVWR
- the cas4 gene encoding CRISPR-associated protein Cas4 codes for the protein MECRSGTRLLFSLMETDETLPLSYLSQYGYCPRRAGLLMLDRAWAESADTMMGAAEHERVHTQRKERRGNLIQFYEFPVFSVELGLSGFCDCVEATASGNGAKLPEISGKWALYPVEYKHGVMRTEREYELQLCGQAMCLEEKYKVEILEGSLFYIDSHRRQPVALDTKLREETRYTARMLAEMMQSGKVPDPTLSARCKKCSLKEICHPEWSRSAADYCKNLRKQLLEEETLCEN
- the cas7c gene encoding type I-C CRISPR-associated protein Cas7/Csd2; translated protein: MAIQNRYEFLFFVECVNGNPNGDPDMGNAPRMDPQDMHGYITDVALKRRIRNYVQCAYAEKPGMNIFVQNATNLNRHIAEAREEVGLEYGAKSKADIYKARQQACAKFFDVRTFGAVMSTGPNAGQVRGPVQLAFARSTDPILPLDVTITRMATADDGNGAKTAADYLAVEEKTPEDKLRTMGRKQFIPYGLYEAHGFISANLARETGFSEQDLKILFESILNIYEHDRSASKGQMSVISPLVIFKHIGTDTDLSQRAQQAVLGCAPAHELFELVSVKKKENVKSPRSWKDYQVSISLDQRPAGIDIGFLCSPYEEIQWNAVPERACFFH
- the cas8c gene encoding type I-C CRISPR-associated protein Cas8c/Csd1 — translated: MLTELYTYAQKRQLTARPGFKEKSIKGYLSLTAQGEFLDIVSPLEPTTLAPDIGTVANGTSKCNLLVDKAVYILQTDNKPNTLVKHTFFIDGLKAGAGAEPLFAVCAKALETPETLETMRGALAEKKLKPNDPIGLQVDGLPIEKSERYYDWWESYRHEIGEEKKEATQRCLVTGQITAPVRTVPKVSGLIAVGGHTAGDALLCFDKAAFTSYGFSQTENAVVSESAITSVNAALQELIAQAPIQAGVKMVHWYKEPVKQEEDVFANFFGAYAADNKEDADGTDFARKMDTAMAAANALIQSVKKGENPQQLENKYYLMPLSGANGRMMVRGWDEGSYEDLYQNIKLWYDDLRIVLDDGSGTCKSERLSRLEYRLLKPTQSASKNLGKQMAEELSGIQVRILYSILHGKPLPDAVGKQALRYIRSHMLVTEDNKGGERNPDLCACQLLKAWIIRKQRSSEKGEIFMKEAVNHDYPSDAYQCGRLMAVYAEIQKSAYKNRLNAGVIERYYTGASTTPALVLGRLSSLSQYHLGKIESEGTRVFYQKMLDEIYTKLNPPLPTALSPLQQGEFAVGYHQQHAEIYKSKKGTD
- the cas5c gene encoding type I-C CRISPR-associated protein Cas5c, with amino-acid sequence MQDSNDQTIEVWGDFACFSRPESKVERLTYPVPTPSATRGIFSAIYSKPVEFYWQVKRIEILKPLMYVNFRRNEVKCRMGKLPFLVEEERTQRQTTALKDVRYRITAEMVPRSAFENGDHEKAMKRLKPQFEKRVKRGQCFFQPSFGLREFPAYFSWGSSGQPPLADLNLDLGYMLYDVFNLHDYEVSKKCKPSVSLFHAQVQGGVLNVPPYDDARVLKPKEGVKCAD
- the cas3 gene encoding CRISPR-associated helicase Cas3', yielding MKVYYAHTHTDKRKWETVQEHLKKVGALCEMYAQELQCGDFGRVAGLLHDAGKYSELFQAVLHQRQKHIDHAVPGAVLAHAFGSDSDPTVHALEVIIRAHHSSLQNEVLSVLKQALVGENRIVPPDGKTVSICGKIEFQELVKQIQQELEPELLHHPLPSLPPLEGSTDVLLARMLQTRMLYSCLVDADYTATAEHFDGEKQEERFLNAKRAFDSLQTYRDSIRKNSTSDGQLNQMRDALYDSCRRAGWQNQPGLFTLTAPTGLGKTLALLAFALRHAERWNKKRIFVVLPYLSIIEQNAKEYRKVLPDTLESHSQAAAQDETRQFAERWNAPLVVTTTVGFLEGLFASSAPGCRRLHQAANSVIVFDEAQSLPPKLLDATLNTLRELYLHYNCTVVMSTATQPSFHYKNHAQWAPKEIVENPQNLFFNTRRVRVEWRTKAATSLKQIAQEMQQQKSSCAILNLRRHARKLFELLRTSCAEKELFFLSSDLCPAHRQMTIETIQVRLKAGLPCRVVATQCIEAGVDLSFQAMYRALAPLESVIQAAGRCNRNGESKNLGKLVVFLPDEPGRLYPDEWYENAANQLRLMLENREVDLCNLQDVDEYYRRIYINAPADTEKLRTAVSQMDYQSAEQNYKIIPSGGYRILVPYAGKEELSVLFEKVKKEATEHGVTPALLKDASPLLVNSFDKSGIAAYCEALIPRDYRGRHFAGNAVCYLLDQKDCYDEKTGLYMADDKPFQNCY